Proteins from a genomic interval of Sporomusaceae bacterium:
- a CDS encoding DUF6141 family protein, with amino-acid sequence MNEPAGAIFREEQQFRQRWLWLVNVATAGIAWYGFVSQVVMGRPFGDNPASNVMLTVIWLAFGIGMPVFFRLLRLVTVVSPAGVHFRFAPFHFAYRVLPPAYIHAYEARTYRPLVEYGGWGIRSGRGGDAYNVSGDRGVQFVLADGKRILIGTQRAEEFVAALDRIAPNEKA; translated from the coding sequence ATGAATGAACCGGCGGGGGCGATTTTCCGCGAGGAGCAGCAGTTCCGCCAGCGGTGGCTGTGGCTGGTGAATGTGGCTACAGCCGGGATAGCCTGGTACGGGTTCGTGAGTCAGGTGGTTATGGGGCGGCCGTTCGGCGATAACCCGGCTTCGAATGTGATGCTGACGGTGATCTGGCTGGCGTTCGGCATCGGCATGCCGGTGTTTTTCCGCCTGCTGCGGCTGGTGACGGTGGTGAGCCCGGCGGGGGTGCATTTCCGGTTTGCGCCGTTCCATTTTGCGTACCGGGTGCTGCCGCCGGCGTATATCCACGCTTATGAGGCGCGCACCTACAGGCCGCTGGTGGAGTACGGCGGCTGGGGCATCCGCTCGGGACGGGGCGGGGACGCTTACAATGTGAGCGGCGACCGGGGCGTGCAGTTCGTGTTGGCCGACGGCAAGCGGATTCTGATCGGGACGCAGCGGGCGGAGGAGTTCGTGGCGGCGCTGGACAGGATTGCGCCGAATGAAAAAGCCTGA